A single Tenacibaculum sp. Bg11-29 DNA region contains:
- a CDS encoding slipin family protein, whose amino-acid sequence MKRVRINTGKVGLIFKNGDYQKVITQGSHWLFLNQNVIIYDLTKEFNAAVAIEILLKDIVLAEMLEVVNVKDNELVIIYENDNFTRVLQAGRYFYWKGFVNRRFQKIDISKIYITEAIDKALFSNYEFNKYIRIFEVAAYEKAVLLVNDAHIKTLTGGTYRFWKNDTTIKIAKADMRQLQLEIAGQELLTKDKATIRINFYTQYKVVAIEKALLENKEYEKQLYILMQLALRMYVGTYTLDELLAEKENIATAVFNEVSKNTDELGVKIINCGIRDVILTGDMKEIMNQVLIAQKKAQANIITRREETASTRSLLNTAKLMESNEMLFKLKEMEYVEKIADKVGEISVSGNGNMVKQLKEIFAANK is encoded by the coding sequence ATGAAAAGAGTAAGAATTAATACAGGAAAAGTAGGATTAATATTTAAAAATGGAGATTATCAAAAGGTAATTACACAAGGAAGCCATTGGTTATTTTTAAACCAAAACGTAATTATATATGATTTAACAAAAGAATTTAATGCGGCTGTAGCGATAGAAATTTTATTAAAAGACATTGTTTTAGCTGAAATGCTCGAAGTTGTTAATGTAAAAGATAATGAATTGGTTATTATTTATGAGAATGATAACTTTACGAGGGTCTTACAAGCGGGGAGATATTTTTATTGGAAAGGTTTTGTAAATAGAAGATTTCAGAAGATTGACATCAGTAAAATTTATATTACAGAAGCTATTGATAAAGCATTGTTTAGTAACTATGAATTTAACAAGTACATTAGAATATTTGAAGTAGCAGCTTATGAAAAAGCAGTATTACTAGTTAATGATGCACACATTAAAACCTTAACAGGTGGAACGTATCGATTTTGGAAAAATGATACAACTATTAAAATTGCAAAAGCAGATATGAGGCAATTACAATTAGAAATAGCAGGACAAGAGTTATTAACCAAAGATAAAGCAACGATTAGAATCAATTTTTACACACAATATAAAGTTGTTGCTATTGAAAAAGCGTTGTTAGAAAACAAAGAGTATGAAAAGCAATTATATATATTAATGCAATTGGCATTAAGAATGTATGTTGGTACGTATACTCTAGATGAATTATTAGCTGAAAAAGAAAATATTGCAACAGCTGTATTTAATGAAGTATCTAAAAACACCGATGAATTGGGGGTGAAAATTATTAACTGCGGAATTAGAGATGTAATTTTAACTGGAGATATGAAAGAGATTATGAATCAGGTTTTAATTGCTCAAAAAAAGGCACAAGCTAATATAATTACTAGAAGAGAAGAAACAGCTTCTACTAGAAGTTTATTAAACACTGCTAAATTAATGGAAAGTAACGAAATGTTATTCAAATTAAAAGAAATGGAATATGTTGAGAAAATTGCAGATAAAGTAGGAGAGATTTCTGTTTCTGGAAACGGAAATATGGTAAAGCAATTAAAAGAAATTTTTGCTGCGAATAAATAA